One window from the genome of Deltaproteobacteria bacterium encodes:
- a CDS encoding head-tail connector protein, with the protein MSRDLRQRHMKRFNALLTIRRSSWEPVYRDLSYYMAPRRSRFFQTEATTAGQKKEARIINNTATIAVRTQAAGMMAGITSPARPWYSITTADPDLAERDEVMGWTSIVEQRLRMMMLKSNLYNGLQVLYPDISVFGTSPMFLDNDGPGQIRAYPIPVGEYVLGLSDRGVVDTLYRETSLSVSQLVKKFEKPGQPLKVVSQRVRDLYNAGNYDALIEVLHVVCPREEYDHTRPGPLNMPFASCWMEKDAEDGAPLLSEKGYEVFPVVAPRWAVTSLSDAYGYGPGYEALGDVKELQLLERKSSLVAELLADPPVNAGVEMQMRQVSMLPGAVNYVDDLKGPSVVPAIQVNPQALPALEGRIRAREEKINAAFSSNLWLMMSEQDEQGQPVTAREVAERHEEKMLQLGPVLERLTDELLNPMVSRYYGVALAAGLLPPPPKVLARQPLRVEYTSIMAQAMKAAGFSGLEQFTSFVGNLAQVNPDVLDVVDFDEVAYEAGRSLGANPKVMRPPEQVQQRRAQRQKQQQAEAAAKQGLAAAQAAKNLGQASTGPDTALGQLGGIAAAQGAPDNGGQP; encoded by the coding sequence GTGAGTCGCGACCTTCGTCAGCGCCACATGAAGCGCTTCAACGCGCTTCTCACGATTCGCCGCTCGAGCTGGGAGCCGGTGTACCGCGACCTTTCGTACTACATGGCCCCGCGCCGCTCGCGGTTCTTCCAGACCGAGGCGACGACCGCGGGCCAGAAGAAGGAAGCGCGGATCATCAACAACACGGCCACCATCGCCGTGCGCACGCAGGCCGCGGGGATGATGGCCGGTATCACCTCTCCGGCGCGGCCCTGGTACTCGATCACCACCGCAGATCCGGACCTCGCCGAGCGCGACGAGGTGATGGGTTGGACGAGCATCGTGGAGCAGCGGCTCCGGATGATGATGCTCAAGAGCAACCTCTACAACGGGTTGCAGGTGCTCTATCCGGACATCTCGGTCTTCGGCACCAGTCCGATGTTCTTGGACAACGACGGCCCCGGGCAGATTCGCGCGTACCCGATCCCGGTCGGCGAGTACGTGCTGGGGCTGTCCGACCGCGGCGTGGTCGACACGCTCTACCGAGAGACTTCGCTCAGCGTCAGCCAGCTCGTGAAGAAGTTCGAGAAGCCGGGCCAGCCGCTGAAGGTCGTCTCCCAGCGGGTGCGCGACCTCTACAACGCCGGAAACTACGACGCGCTGATCGAGGTCCTGCACGTCGTCTGCCCGCGCGAGGAATACGACCACACTCGGCCCGGCCCGCTGAACATGCCGTTCGCGTCGTGCTGGATGGAGAAGGACGCTGAGGACGGCGCGCCGCTGCTTTCCGAGAAGGGCTACGAGGTTTTCCCCGTCGTGGCCCCGCGCTGGGCGGTGACCAGCCTCAGCGATGCCTACGGCTACGGCCCGGGCTACGAGGCGCTTGGCGACGTGAAGGAACTCCAGCTCCTCGAGCGGAAGAGCTCGCTTGTTGCGGAGCTCCTCGCCGACCCGCCGGTGAACGCTGGCGTGGAAATGCAGATGCGCCAGGTGTCGATGCTGCCCGGCGCCGTGAACTACGTGGACGACCTGAAGGGCCCATCGGTGGTGCCCGCGATCCAGGTGAACCCGCAGGCGCTCCCCGCGCTCGAAGGCCGAATCCGCGCGCGCGAGGAGAAGATCAACGCCGCGTTCTCCTCAAACCTGTGGCTGATGATGAGCGAGCAGGACGAGCAGGGACAGCCCGTCACCGCTCGCGAGGTCGCCGAGCGCCACGAAGAGAAGATGCTCCAACTCGGGCCAGTGCTCGAGCGGCTCACGGACGAGCTCCTCAACCCGATGGTGTCGCGCTACTACGGCGTTGCGCTCGCCGCAGGGTTGCTGCCTCCGCCGCCGAAGGTCCTGGCTCGCCAGCCGCTGCGCGTCGAGTACACGTCGATCATGGCCCAGGCGATGAAGGCCGCGGGCTTCTCCGGCCTCGAGCAGTTCACCTCGTTCGTGGGCAACCTCGCGCAGGTCAACCCGGACGTGCTCGACGTGGTGGACTTCGACGAGGTCGCCTACGAGGCCGGCCGCTCGCTGGGCGCCAACCCCAAGGTGATGCGTCCGCCCGAGCAGGTGCAGCAGCGTCGCGCGCAGCGACAGAAGCAGCAGCAAGCCGAAGCGGCCGCAAAGCAGGGGCTGGCCGCCGCGCAGGCCGCGAAGAACCTCGGCCAGGCGAGCACCGGCCCTGACACCGCGTTGGGCCAGCTTGGTGGCATCGCCGCAGCGCAGGGCGCTCCTGACAACGGTGGCCAGCCGTGA
- a CDS encoding terminase, whose product MLSAADLATLAEDLAGFTHDPLGYVLYAFPWGEKGTELEHSAGPRPWQREVLDSVGAKLRDGATVHQAIQEAVASGHGIGKSALVSWLVKWALETHEDARGVVTANTEAQLRTKTWPEVSKWHRLSITRELFTCTATSLHSADPSHEKTWRIDALPWSEHNTEAFAGLHNKGKRILLVFDEASKIADKVWEVAEGALTDEGTEILWCVFGNPTRATGRFRECFRKFKHRWRTSQIDSRTVEGTNKAQIQKLIDDNGEDSDYVKVRVRGMFPAQSASQFISETDVDAAFGKHLGEGQYNFAPKILTLDNAWEGDDEIVIGLRQGLAFRILHTQPKNDNDVHVANLLASFEDEHQADAVFIDLGYGTGVVSVGRTLGRRWLPVNFADAPRDPGCLNKRAEMWKAARDWLKEGGAIPKDQVLRDDLLGPETVPRLDGKLQLEAKKDTKARGLPSPNRADALCLSFAFPVAARSLLGLRPGRASAADYNPHARG is encoded by the coding sequence GTGCTCAGCGCCGCTGACCTCGCCACGCTGGCCGAGGACCTGGCCGGCTTCACGCACGACCCGCTGGGCTACGTGCTGTACGCGTTTCCCTGGGGCGAGAAGGGCACGGAGCTTGAGCACTCCGCCGGCCCACGCCCGTGGCAGCGCGAGGTCCTGGATTCCGTTGGCGCGAAGCTGCGCGACGGCGCCACGGTGCATCAGGCCATTCAGGAGGCGGTCGCCTCCGGCCACGGCATCGGGAAGTCAGCGCTCGTGTCCTGGCTGGTGAAGTGGGCGCTGGAGACCCACGAGGACGCGCGCGGCGTCGTCACCGCGAACACGGAAGCACAGCTCCGCACCAAGACCTGGCCCGAGGTCTCCAAGTGGCACCGGCTCAGCATCACGCGCGAGCTGTTCACGTGCACCGCGACCTCGCTGCATTCGGCCGACCCTTCGCACGAGAAGACCTGGCGCATCGACGCGCTCCCCTGGTCCGAGCACAACACCGAGGCGTTCGCGGGCCTGCACAACAAGGGCAAGCGCATCCTGCTCGTGTTCGACGAGGCCTCGAAGATCGCTGACAAGGTCTGGGAGGTCGCCGAGGGCGCGCTCACCGACGAGGGCACGGAAATCCTCTGGTGCGTCTTCGGCAACCCGACGCGCGCCACCGGCCGCTTCCGCGAGTGCTTCCGGAAGTTCAAGCACCGCTGGCGCACCTCGCAGATTGACTCGCGCACCGTCGAGGGCACGAACAAGGCCCAGATCCAGAAGCTGATCGACGACAACGGCGAGGACAGCGACTACGTGAAGGTCCGCGTGCGCGGGATGTTTCCGGCGCAGTCGGCCTCGCAGTTCATCTCCGAGACCGACGTGGACGCGGCCTTCGGGAAGCACCTCGGCGAGGGCCAGTACAACTTCGCGCCGAAGATCCTCACGCTCGACAACGCCTGGGAAGGCGACGACGAGATCGTGATCGGCCTGCGTCAGGGCCTCGCGTTCCGAATCCTCCACACCCAGCCGAAGAACGACAACGACGTGCACGTGGCCAACCTGCTGGCCTCGTTCGAGGACGAGCACCAAGCGGACGCCGTCTTCATCGACCTCGGCTACGGCACGGGCGTGGTGAGCGTGGGCCGGACCCTCGGCCGCCGTTGGCTCCCGGTGAACTTCGCCGACGCTCCCCGCGATCCGGGCTGCCTCAACAAGCGCGCCGAGATGTGGAAGGCCGCGCGCGACTGGCTCAAGGAAGGCGGCGCGATCCCCAAGGACCAAGTGCTGCGCGACGACCTCCTAGGTCCGGAGACGGTCCCGCGCCTCGACGGGAAGCTGCAGCTCGAGGCGAAGAAGGACACGAAGGCGCGCGGGCTTCCTAGCCCCAACCGCGCCGACGCGCTCTGCCTGTCGTTCGCGTTCCCAGTGGCCGCGCGCTCGCTGCTCGGTCTCCGGCCTGGCCGCGCTTCCGCCGCCGACTACAACCCCCACGCTCGAGGCTGA
- a CDS encoding terminase small subunit, with protein MSLTRKQAAFVAEYLVDKCAAKAAERAGYSPRTANKIASHLMANPAVREAVDVALGKQAARLEITADRVLQGIARIAQFDLADAYDPQTNRLKPIHELPREVRDAIVGVDIHHDGANEPGFTVKVKWASRLEAWRDLGKHLELFTEKHKHELEGAFAELLKGARDRAQRR; from the coding sequence GTGTCCCTTACGCGCAAACAGGCGGCTTTCGTCGCCGAGTACCTGGTCGACAAGTGCGCGGCCAAAGCGGCTGAGCGCGCTGGGTACTCGCCCCGGACGGCCAACAAGATCGCCTCGCACCTGATGGCCAATCCGGCCGTGCGCGAGGCCGTCGACGTGGCGCTGGGGAAGCAGGCCGCGCGGCTGGAGATCACCGCTGACCGTGTGCTCCAGGGCATCGCCCGAATCGCGCAGTTCGACCTCGCCGACGCCTACGACCCTCAGACCAACCGGCTGAAGCCCATCCACGAGCTGCCGCGCGAGGTGCGCGACGCGATCGTGGGCGTCGACATCCACCACGACGGCGCGAACGAGCCGGGCTTCACGGTCAAGGTGAAGTGGGCCAGCCGTCTCGAGGCGTGGCGCGACCTGGGCAAGCACCTCGAGCTCTTCACGGAGAAGCACAAGCACGAGCTCGAAGGCGCCTTCGCGGAGCTGCTGAAGGGAGCGCGAGACCGTGCTCAGCGCCGCTGA